One Vitis riparia cultivar Riparia Gloire de Montpellier isolate 1030 chromosome 4, EGFV_Vit.rip_1.0, whole genome shotgun sequence genomic window carries:
- the LOC117913383 gene encoding beta-amyrin 28-monooxygenase-like produces the protein MELSLLYMLPWAILFTTLSLSFLIYKLMIISHGTPRNLPSGNTGLPYIGESIQFLSNGRKGHPEKFISERMLKFSSKVFKTSLFGETAAVFCGSAGNKFLFSNENKLVTAWWPSSVNKIFPSSLQTSSQEESKKMRKLLPGFLKPEALQRYISIMDVIAQRHFESSWDNKEEVTVFPLAKMFTFWLACRLFLSVEDPDHVEKLAEPFNELAAGIIALPIDLPGTSFNKGIKASNLVRKELHAIIKKRKMNLADNKASTTQDILSHMLLTCDENGEYMNEEDIADKILGLLVGGHDTASATITFIVKFLAELPHVYDEVFKEQMEIAKSKAPGELLNWEDIPKMRYSWNVACEVMRLAPPVQGAFREAMNDFIFEGFSIPKGWKLYWSTHSTHRNPEHFPEPEKFDPSRFEGKGPTPYTYVPFGGGPRMCPGKEYARLEVLVFMHNLVRRFKWEKLLPDEKIIVDPMPIPAKGLPIRLHPHQP, from the exons ATGGAGCTCTCTTTACTCTACATGCTTCCATGGGCCATCCTCTTCACCACTCTTTCTCTTTCATTCCTCATCTACAAGCTCATGATCATCTCCCATGGTACACCCAGAAACCTTCCGTCCGGCAATACCGGTCTGCCCTATATCGGAGAAAGCATCCAGTTCCTCTCCAATGGCAGAAAGGGTCATCCCGAGAAGTTCATTTCTGAGAGAATGTTGAAGTTCTCATCCAAAGTTTTCAAGACCTCACTCTTCGGAGAAACTGCTGCAGTCTTCTGTGGCTCGGCCGGGAACAAGTTCTTGTTCTCCAACGAGAACAAGCTTGTGACCGCATGGTGGCCGAGCTCCGTAAACAAAATCTTCCCTTCCTCTCTGCAAACCTCCTCGCAGGaagaatcaaagaaaatgagaaagctGCTTCCGGGCTTTCTCAAACCCGAAGCCCTCCAAAGATATATCAGTATCATGGACGTGATAGCTCAGAGGCACTTTGAGTCCAGCTGGGACAACAAGGAAGAAGTCACAGTCTTCCCGCTAGCCAAGATGTTCACATTCTGGCTGGCTTGTCGCCTGTTTTTGAGCGTAGAAGACCCCGACCATGTCGAAAAGCTTGCAGAGCCCTTCAACGAACTGGCCGCCGGGATCATAGCCCTACCTATTGATTTGCCTGGGACGTCATTTAACAAGGGGATCAAAGCTTCAAACCTAGTTAGAAAGGAGCTTCATGCAATAATCAAGAAGAGGAAGATGAATCTTGCGGACAACAAGGCGTCGACGACGCAGGACATATTGTCACATATGCTTCTCACTTGTGATGAGAATGGAGAGTACATGAATGAAGAGGATATAGCTGATAAAATTCTCGGGTTGCTCGTCGGAGGTCATGACACAGCCAGTGCTACCATTACTTTTATTGTCAAGTTCCTTGCAGAGCTGCCTCATGTTTACGATGAAGTTTTCAAGG AACAAATGGAGATAGCAAAATCAAAGGCCCCAGGTGAGCTGTTGAATTGGGAGGACATTCCAAAGATGAGGTATTCATGGAATGTAGCATGTGAAGTGATGAGACTGGCACCACCCGTTCAAGGAGCTTTCCGAGAAGCCATGAATGACTTCATCTTCGAGGGTTTCTCCATTCCAAAGGGATGGAAG CTGTACTGGAGCACGCACTCGACCCACCGGAATCCGGAACACTTCCCCGAGCCGGAAAAATTCGACCCCTCGAGGTTTGAAGGAAAGGGACCAACCCCTTACACCTATGTGCCTTTCGGAGGAGGACCCAGGATGTGCCCTGGCAAAGAGTATGCTAGATTGGAAGTACTAGTGTTCATGCACAATTTAGTGAGAAGGTTCAAATGGGAGAAGCTGCTGCCAGATGAGAAGATTATAGTAGACCCCATGCCCATTCCTGCAAAAGGCCTTCCCATTCGCCTCCATCCTCACCAACCCTAG